A stretch of DNA from Mesorhizobium onobrychidis:
AGGTGATTAACGTCAGTCGCCGGCGCCCGACCCAGCTGTTCCAGTTCGTAGAGAATATCTACAGGGGGCCGACCGTGACGTTCATGATATCTGCGGTTCCGGCGGAGCTCGATAGAGAATGATCCGTCCGGTCGGCAGAATCTGGGTGAGGAAATCAAAATCGCGGACGTTGCCGGTCAGCACGCCCGCCCCCAACTGACGCGCCTGCAGGAATACGAGGGCGTCATTTACGAAGTGGCGCTCGTGCCCCTCCCCCTTGGGCAGATTGCTCAGCCGGAAGAGCAAGCCAGCCAACACACCGGCCTGTCCCCACATCGCTGCATCTGGGGCATGAAGACGGTGGTCCGGAATGTCCTCCACCGTGGCTTTGATTGTCTCGAGGACAGCTTTTGTGGAGGCATGCTTTTGGTCGAGCCGGCCAAAGGCGTGGGTCAGCTCAGAAAGGCAGACCGCGGAATGGTGGCATCGGCGATAGGTAAGCAGCGTATCGACTTCAACCGGTGATCGTCCTTGCAGGACATCCAGATAGACGCTCGTATCCAGAAACACCGGTCCCCCGATCGCGGGTTCGTTTGCAACCCATGGGAGATCATCGTCGGCCCTACGCTCGAGCATTCCGGTGTACTTTTGCGGCTTGAGCGATCGAAGGGTCTTGGAAAGATCAAACCCCAAGATCTATGTCCGCCGGGATGCTGCCCTTGCGTCCGACCAAGCAGGCGCCAAAGTCATCTTCGAGAGCCAGGCGCGACAGCGCTAGTTCCAACAGCTCCGTGTCCGAGGTGACATGAGCGCGCTTCTTGGCCGCCTCGATCAACTCCGAAGGCACTCGCCCCGAAAGTCGGGTATTCTTCGCCGCGCCGAGCAGTCCGGCGGCTTTCGCTTGCTCGAGTACGAGCTTATTGCGGGTCGATGCGACCTTTGCTTCGCTTTCTGAAGCGGTCCGTGTTTGCGCGGCCATCAGAACCTCCTGTGTTGAACAGAATATAGATTGCGTTGAACGCATAAGCAAGGCTTAGTAGCCGCTGGCCTTCGGGACGTCAGGCACCTGAAGCACACTTATCATAGTGATCGATTGGGGGATCGATGGATTCTATGCAAACCGAAATTGCACGCTTCCTTGCGGAAAAAGCGGTGAGGCAAACGCGTGCGACATATCAGCAGGTGGGGAACGCCGTCGGTTGGAACCATCCGACAGGTCGCGGTCTGGGCAAGAATCTGGAGGTCGTCCTTCACGCCCTGAATGATCGTGGACTGCCGCCACTC
This window harbors:
- a CDS encoding type II toxin-antitoxin system VapC family toxin, which produces MGFDLSKTLRSLKPQKYTGMLERRADDDLPWVANEPAIGGPVFLDTSVYLDVLQGRSPVEVDTLLTYRRCHHSAVCLSELTHAFGRLDQKHASTKAVLETIKATVEDIPDHRLHAPDAAMWGQAGVLAGLLFRLSNLPKGEGHERHFVNDALVFLQARQLGAGVLTGNVRDFDFLTQILPTGRIILYRAPPEPQIS